The region TCCACAGCCAAAGTTGAGGCTAAAAACGGAACTCGGCTCCCATATCCATCTTTAATTAGTTGGGGTGAAAGTTTTGCATTTGTAAAAGAAAGTAATTCAAATTTCCTAGAGATCATATCGCCAAGCCAGGGCATAATTAGATTATCTAAGGATCAATTATTAGAGAGTTTTGATAAAGATTTTATCGAGTTACTTTTAGTTGAAAAACATGAGCAAACCCCAGAAGCAAAATTTGGACTTCAATGGTTATTACCATCAATAAATAGATATAAAGTTATACTTATTCAAGTTTTATTAGCCTCTTTTGTTGTTCAATTATTTGGCTTAGTTAATCCTTTAATGATACAAGTAATTATTGATAAAGTAATAAGTCAAAGAAGCCTAGACACTCTTCAAATTTTAGGAGTAGCACTGGTAGTTGTAACAATACTTGGTGGGATCATAAGTAGTCTACGTACATTCTTATTCACTGAAACAACAAATAGAATCGATACGAGACTTGGATCAGAAGTCATTGATCATTTACTTCGATTACCTCTAAATTATTTTGATCGTCGACCAGTTGGAGAGCTTGGCAGCAGGATTGCAGAACTAGAAACAGTTAGAAACTTTTTAACTGGACAAGCATTAACAACAATATTAGATGCCGCTTTTTCAATAATATATATTATTGTCATGGTGATTTATAGTTGGTTATTAACATTATTAGCCTTAGCTGTAGTACCAATACAAATACTAATTACCGTTATAGGTACACCATTGATCCGCAGACAAATCAGAGAGATAGCACAAGAAAATGCAAAAACACAAAGTCATTTAGTAGAAGTGTTAACTGGAATACAAACAGTAAAAGCACAAAATGTTGAAAGAGTAAGTCGATGGAAGTGGCAAGAATTATATGGCAAATATATTTCTAAGACTTTTCAAAAGACCCTTACAGGAACTGCCTTAGGTGAAACAAGTCAAGTGCTGCAACAGCTATCTCAGCTTTTAGTTTTATGGGTTGGAGCAACATTAGTACTAAAAGGTGAACTAACATTAGGGCAACTTATAGCATTTAGAATAATATCTGGTTACGTAACTCAACCACTTTTAAGGCTAAGTACAATTTGGCAAAACATTCAAGAATTAAGAGTTTCATTCGAGAGATTATCCGATATTATTGATACTCCGCAAGAAGCAAGTGAGCTGGATAGAGGGAAGATTCCATTACCAAGCATTGAGGGTAAAGTAGAATTTGAGGATGTTTCTTTTGCTTTCGATATTGGAAAACCACTTGTGCTTGACAAAATCAATCTAAATATAAAACCTGGACAATTTGTTGGTGTAGTAGGACAAAGTGGAAGCGGAAAAAGTACACTTATGAAACTTTTACCCAGACTGTACAATCCAAACTCAGGTAAATTAATGATTGATGGATATGATATTAACAAGGTTGAGTTATATTCTTTAAGAAGACAAATTGGAATTGTGCCTCAAGAACCTCTGCTATTTGCTGGCAGTATTACTGACAATATTTCATTAACTGATCCTGA is a window of Prochlorococcus marinus str. MIT 0917 DNA encoding:
- a CDS encoding peptidase domain-containing ABC transporter, which produces MNINFRSIKAFSEISDQNLKLIEREAEYLKYPLGYPICNKQLIPNKIQIIISGEVRFIHGTSQKAITICKLGTDNFIGLSSILRAEGCESFSASSDVVTLALSDNLILKLYKEEEYFRKFCNTSIQVGEVFDITLQLYRDLAKSHLNIKQIFDLLFNSASLKIINNDNKISLDQEYIGFLASANVIDLEIGSNVINRQKINTRGPLPARIYTFPKSVYNQIYESNISGKNQDKDIDSYDLENLDIQEGIGTLYQSSEKTGQYSPTKKLKIIKATGVMRETLACLQMLAAELDLPYRVDSIEKILRDSFKRGKKPTIQLLGGITSMMGLHSSTAKVEAKNGTRLPYPSLISWGESFAFVKESNSNFLEIISPSQGIIRLSKDQLLESFDKDFIELLLVEKHEQTPEAKFGLQWLLPSINRYKVILIQVLLASFVVQLFGLVNPLMIQVIIDKVISQRSLDTLQILGVALVVVTILGGIISSLRTFLFTETTNRIDTRLGSEVIDHLLRLPLNYFDRRPVGELGSRIAELETVRNFLTGQALTTILDAAFSIIYIIVMVIYSWLLTLLALAVVPIQILITVIGTPLIRRQIREIAQENAKTQSHLVEVLTGIQTVKAQNVERVSRWKWQELYGKYISKTFQKTLTGTALGETSQVLQQLSQLLVLWVGATLVLKGELTLGQLIAFRIISGYVTQPLLRLSTIWQNIQELRVSFERLSDIIDTPQEASELDRGKIPLPSIEGKVEFEDVSFAFDIGKPLVLDKINLNIKPGQFVGVVGQSGSGKSTLMKLLPRLYNPNSGKLMIDGYDINKVELYSLRRQIGIVPQEPLLFAGSITDNISLTDPDSSSDEIVKVSKIANAHDFIMGLEDGYSTNIGERGAGLSGGQKQRIAIARTLLSNPKLLIMDEATSALDYQTERKVCEGLKGSCQNSTVFFITHRLSTVKNADLIVMLHQGSIVEKGSHKELMELRGRYFALYRQQESTGNE